In Candidatus Methanomethylophilus alvi Mx1201, a genomic segment contains:
- a CDS encoding AAA domain-containing protein: MSLEDSLYNELYDLRDRLRNERVYSNGRMPSVCSDEALREMAQRIPTKLDDFTAIEGIGQKFVEQYGEEFLAVTRKYAFTAAKGSKIERGLAQTLRELQKKLVNISKGNRLLYQPKTSSKNSYDLLNTVQGKDVIDLIFGSKRVLHVCESSRGKENEKAYRRLGNILREVNRDQRERGAFDLYIAYPFVEGRLVGEDDFYVRAPLVLFPVIMEKDGSVFKVKMDDSRDPIYNNTLVLAAMKVAKKNRAMPDNVIDAYDEKTFLSDLLTYYEDAGFTMDVPKGRVQLSAFREYKADEFPRYLPGEMHLTYNAVLGKYPSYSNFIQRDFDTLLGGKEINHTLSDLIKDLNKEDFYSEYPLPLSLDELKEKGMEASERDLVYINHLNSAQENVLTAISKEDEIVVQGPPGTGKSQVITGLISAAVVSGKTVLMVSEKKTALDVVYSRMGTLSKYCMQIDDTADKDRFYQQLGVMLNIPPLAMGTDLSPVADQIDCDVGKLTGIAREIYEPDSFGIAPVKLYAMDKWLDSNDRGQFETYRRYQKTVSPSLLSIKYGAVKDLHGKFSDPVLVNNYQEYMDITERSPWMTIMKQDLNNFQIAELRTDLERLDGEVSDLSKKGFLSRLFSKGKVTRDATAIVNKYFQNYNSKTIENVMGDPIAVADAMDDYDMYTNRATVYHNLTIDEREYGKDLLLLSRDLNAPYDLVNDEMLRYILNDHLQRFDATHKMIMQELHDFDSIIADMDAKMAQKREMTRQLLESTLSNDLRYITESKRRGDIVRIVDNKRKWSLNKFIDRYGYELFKGIRVWLLTPEVVSEIIPMEMGLFDLLIFDEASQMYVERGIPSIYRAKKVVVAGDHKQLRPSSLGTGRVTYDEDDDEMEDSDIDINAALEEESLLDLARSRYDSILLNFHYRSKYEELIAFSNYAFYGGRLFVSPNVAKPERPPIEVIRVDGTWEDRCNTAEADRIVGLLKMFFSERKNRETVGIITFNVSQRDLISDRIDEECARDPVFAAAVNAESRRFDNEEDVGLFVKNIESVQGDERDVIMFSVGYAKNREGKFMQRFGWLNARGGENRLNVAISRAKKKIFIVNSFEPEELQVDNLKSEGPKILKKYLQYARAVSDGNGEVAQSILQSFVGPDGKRYAEEIQRIPVMDKVYEALLRKGYTVSRNVGIGGYTIDLAVKQDDRYILGIECDSRIYDMSGNTRERDYHRQKYLESRGWHIHRVWTPGMWKDPDSEISKIVTAIEKAQSS; encoded by the coding sequence ATGAGCCTGGAGGACAGCCTCTACAACGAACTATACGATCTCAGGGACAGACTGCGGAACGAGCGTGTGTATTCCAACGGCCGCATGCCTTCTGTCTGTTCCGACGAAGCGCTGAGGGAGATGGCGCAACGCATTCCGACCAAACTCGACGATTTCACCGCGATAGAGGGGATCGGACAGAAATTCGTCGAACAGTACGGGGAGGAGTTCCTCGCGGTCACGAGGAAGTACGCCTTCACGGCGGCCAAGGGATCGAAGATAGAAAGAGGTCTCGCCCAGACGCTCAGGGAACTGCAGAAGAAACTGGTCAACATCAGCAAAGGCAACCGCCTCCTCTACCAGCCCAAGACCAGCTCCAAGAACTCCTACGACCTCCTTAACACCGTACAGGGCAAGGACGTCATCGACCTGATATTCGGATCCAAGCGGGTGCTCCACGTATGCGAATCGTCGCGCGGGAAGGAGAACGAGAAGGCCTACCGCAGACTCGGGAACATCCTGAGGGAGGTCAACAGGGACCAGAGGGAAAGGGGTGCGTTCGACCTCTACATCGCATACCCGTTCGTCGAGGGAAGACTCGTCGGGGAGGACGACTTCTACGTCCGCGCCCCGCTGGTCCTCTTCCCCGTCATCATGGAGAAGGACGGTTCCGTCTTCAAAGTGAAGATGGACGATTCCAGGGACCCGATCTACAACAACACCCTGGTCCTGGCGGCCATGAAGGTCGCGAAGAAGAACCGCGCCATGCCGGACAACGTCATTGACGCCTACGACGAGAAGACGTTCCTGTCCGACCTCCTGACCTACTACGAGGATGCGGGATTCACCATGGACGTCCCTAAGGGAAGGGTGCAGTTGTCAGCATTCAGGGAGTACAAGGCCGACGAGTTCCCCCGCTACCTTCCGGGGGAGATGCATCTGACCTACAATGCGGTCCTGGGGAAGTACCCGTCCTACTCCAACTTCATCCAGAGGGACTTCGATACGCTTCTGGGCGGAAAGGAGATAAACCACACCCTGTCCGACCTCATAAAAGACCTCAACAAGGAGGATTTCTATTCGGAATACCCCCTGCCGCTGAGCCTCGACGAGCTCAAGGAGAAGGGGATGGAGGCCTCCGAGAGGGACCTCGTGTATATCAACCACCTCAACAGCGCACAGGAGAACGTCCTTACCGCCATATCCAAGGAGGACGAGATCGTCGTCCAGGGACCTCCGGGAACGGGGAAATCCCAGGTCATAACCGGCCTCATCTCCGCGGCCGTCGTATCGGGGAAGACCGTCCTGATGGTGTCCGAGAAGAAGACCGCGCTCGACGTGGTCTATTCCCGTATGGGGACCTTGTCGAAATACTGCATGCAGATCGACGACACCGCAGACAAGGACAGGTTCTACCAGCAGCTGGGCGTCATGCTCAACATCCCCCCTCTGGCCATGGGCACGGACCTGTCCCCCGTGGCGGACCAGATAGACTGCGACGTGGGTAAGCTCACCGGGATCGCAAGGGAGATCTACGAGCCCGACTCCTTCGGGATCGCCCCCGTCAAACTCTACGCCATGGATAAATGGCTGGATTCCAACGACAGAGGGCAGTTCGAGACCTACAGGAGATATCAGAAGACCGTGTCCCCCTCCCTCCTGTCCATCAAGTACGGGGCGGTGAAGGACCTCCACGGGAAGTTCTCCGACCCCGTCCTCGTGAACAACTACCAGGAGTACATGGACATCACCGAGAGGTCGCCGTGGATGACCATAATGAAGCAGGACCTCAACAACTTCCAGATCGCGGAGCTCAGGACCGATCTCGAACGCCTCGACGGAGAGGTGTCCGACCTGAGCAAGAAGGGATTCCTCTCGAGGCTCTTCTCCAAGGGGAAGGTCACCCGCGACGCCACCGCCATCGTCAACAAATACTTCCAGAACTACAACAGCAAGACCATCGAGAACGTCATGGGCGACCCGATAGCCGTGGCGGACGCCATGGACGACTACGACATGTATACGAACAGGGCCACCGTCTACCACAACCTCACCATAGACGAAAGGGAGTATGGGAAGGACCTGCTTCTGCTGAGCAGGGACCTCAACGCCCCCTACGACCTCGTCAACGACGAGATGCTCCGCTATATCCTCAACGACCACCTTCAGAGGTTCGACGCCACACACAAGATGATCATGCAGGAGCTCCACGACTTCGACAGCATAATCGCGGACATGGATGCGAAGATGGCCCAGAAGAGGGAGATGACGAGACAGCTCCTCGAGAGCACCCTCAGCAACGACCTCCGCTATATCACGGAGTCTAAGAGACGCGGGGACATCGTGAGGATAGTCGACAACAAGAGGAAGTGGAGTCTCAACAAATTCATAGACCGCTACGGGTACGAGCTGTTCAAAGGCATCCGCGTGTGGCTTCTGACCCCCGAGGTGGTCTCCGAGATCATACCCATGGAGATGGGGCTCTTCGACCTTCTGATATTCGACGAGGCGTCCCAGATGTACGTCGAAAGAGGGATACCCTCCATATACAGGGCGAAGAAGGTCGTGGTCGCAGGGGACCACAAGCAGCTGAGACCGTCCAGCCTGGGTACCGGAAGGGTCACGTACGACGAGGACGACGACGAGATGGAGGATTCCGACATCGACATCAATGCGGCCCTGGAGGAGGAGAGCCTTCTGGACCTCGCAAGGTCCCGCTACGACAGCATCCTCCTGAACTTCCATTACAGGTCGAAGTACGAGGAACTCATCGCATTCTCCAACTATGCCTTCTACGGAGGCAGACTGTTCGTATCCCCCAACGTGGCCAAACCCGAGAGGCCTCCGATAGAGGTCATCAGGGTCGACGGGACTTGGGAGGACAGATGCAACACCGCCGAGGCCGACAGGATCGTCGGACTCCTGAAGATGTTCTTCTCCGAAAGGAAGAACCGCGAGACGGTCGGCATCATCACGTTCAACGTATCCCAGAGGGATCTGATAAGCGACCGCATAGACGAGGAATGTGCCAGAGACCCCGTGTTCGCCGCGGCTGTGAACGCCGAGAGCAGAAGGTTCGACAACGAGGAGGACGTAGGACTGTTCGTGAAGAACATCGAGTCCGTCCAAGGAGACGAGAGGGATGTCATCATGTTCTCCGTCGGCTATGCCAAGAACCGGGAGGGGAAGTTCATGCAGAGGTTCGGATGGCTGAACGCCCGCGGCGGGGAGAACAGGCTGAACGTCGCCATATCCAGGGCGAAGAAGAAGATATTCATAGTCAATTCCTTCGAACCCGAGGAACTGCAGGTGGACAACCTCAAATCGGAAGGTCCAAAGATCCTGAAGAAGTATCTGCAATATGCCAGAGCAGTGAGCGACGGGAACGGGGAGGTGGCCCAATCCATCCTCCAGTCGTTCGTGGGTCCCGACGGGAAGAGGTATGCGGAGGAGATCCAGCGGATCCCCGTCATGGACAAGGTGTACGAGGCCCTCCTGAGAAAGGGATACACCGTCTCCCGCAACGTCGGCATCGGAGGATACACCATAGACCTGGCCGTCAAACAGGACGACAGATACATACTCGGCATAGAATGCGACAGCAGGATATACGATATGAGCGGAAACACCAGGGAGAGGGACTACCATCGCCAGAAATATCTGGAATCCAGAGGCTGGCACATACATCGCGTATGGACCCCCGGCATGTGGAAGGACCCCGACTCCGAGATCTCCAAGATAGTGACTGCCATCGAGAAGGCACAGTCTTCCTGA
- a CDS encoding thioesterase family protein: MITVGMSAEKVLSVKEEDTAKAWGSGTLPVLATPKMILLVEETAMEAVATELPEGDTTVGTLVDVKHVSASPVGSEVRCRVEVVEVDRARIRFSVSVTDAFGDVGTGVHERFVVHSEKFMAKAQAKLQ, from the coding sequence ATGATAACCGTCGGAATGTCCGCCGAGAAAGTCCTCTCCGTGAAGGAGGAGGACACCGCGAAGGCATGGGGGAGCGGCACCCTCCCGGTGCTTGCCACCCCTAAGATGATCCTGCTCGTCGAGGAGACCGCCATGGAGGCCGTCGCCACAGAGCTTCCCGAGGGAGACACCACCGTGGGGACCTTGGTGGATGTCAAGCATGTTTCCGCCTCCCCCGTCGGGTCCGAGGTCAGATGCAGGGTGGAGGTCGTCGAGGTGGACAGGGCGAGGATAAGGTTCTCCGTTTCCGTGACGGACGCCTTCGGGGACGTAGGCACCGGTGTCCACGAGAGGTTCGTCGTGCACTCCGAGAAGTTCATGGCGAAGGCGCAGGCGAAGCTCCAGTGA
- a CDS encoding MFS transporter — translation MSEIVLDHRHTALMLVVVFVATFMDGLDGSIVSVALPEIGEDLGVDTATSSWVTIIYMMILAGTLVMFARISADTGVRKVMAIGLAVFTAGSLFCGFSTSFWMLIAFRIIQAVGAAMMAAAGPMCCTEHLPPEKLAFGLSVVTIGSSLGFAVGPALGGLIVEYTTWHWIFLINIPIGLAAAPLMLKAVPPSSEKGGRIRLDKTGVVLLFSAIALGTFAVETLSYSDMRVWSASTGVMCLILLAAFVKWERKQEEPLLQLRMFARRDFSAIFLCLMMINLSYMGMLYLIPFFGKICAGMSTLEVGMFLLEAAALTAVFGMPIARWSDRKGRRMFCVAAGLFTALAFFMFAVFADGMTHLIFFAIMIPQGLGWAFTGGPMASRLVEHAGEDRDMASSLTNEAYFIGGAMGTALAAMVFTTFSHSDGIDIAAVSSTAFLDGFVPTAVMCALLAVVLAIISYVVRDGEEK, via the coding sequence ATGTCGGAGATCGTATTGGACCATAGGCATACGGCCCTGATGCTGGTCGTGGTGTTCGTCGCCACGTTCATGGACGGACTGGACGGGAGTATCGTCAGCGTAGCCCTTCCCGAGATAGGCGAAGACCTCGGAGTGGACACGGCTACAAGCTCCTGGGTCACCATCATATACATGATGATCCTGGCCGGGACCCTGGTCATGTTCGCCAGGATCTCGGCCGACACCGGGGTCAGAAAGGTCATGGCCATAGGTCTTGCGGTATTCACGGCCGGTTCGCTCTTCTGCGGATTCTCCACATCGTTCTGGATGCTCATCGCGTTCAGGATCATCCAGGCGGTGGGAGCGGCCATGATGGCCGCGGCAGGTCCGATGTGCTGCACGGAGCATCTGCCGCCTGAGAAACTGGCGTTCGGCCTCTCCGTGGTCACCATAGGGTCCTCCCTGGGATTCGCCGTAGGTCCCGCCCTGGGGGGACTCATCGTGGAATACACCACCTGGCACTGGATCTTCCTTATCAACATCCCCATAGGGCTGGCGGCCGCACCCCTGATGCTCAAGGCGGTCCCGCCGTCCAGCGAGAAAGGGGGGAGGATCCGTCTCGACAAGACGGGGGTCGTCCTCCTGTTCTCGGCCATAGCCCTCGGCACGTTCGCGGTGGAGACCCTCTCCTACTCCGACATGAGGGTGTGGTCCGCATCCACCGGTGTCATGTGCTTGATCCTTCTGGCGGCATTCGTCAAATGGGAAAGAAAGCAGGAGGAACCCCTTCTGCAGCTGCGCATGTTCGCACGCCGGGATTTCTCGGCCATATTCCTCTGTCTGATGATGATAAACCTGTCCTACATGGGGATGCTCTATCTGATCCCGTTCTTCGGCAAGATATGCGCCGGCATGAGCACCCTCGAGGTCGGCATGTTCCTTCTGGAGGCGGCCGCCCTGACCGCCGTGTTCGGGATGCCCATAGCCAGATGGTCCGACAGGAAGGGCAGGAGGATGTTCTGCGTGGCGGCCGGACTGTTCACGGCACTGGCGTTCTTCATGTTCGCCGTATTCGCCGACGGCATGACGCACCTGATCTTCTTTGCGATAATGATCCCCCAGGGCCTCGGATGGGCGTTCACCGGCGGCCCCATGGCATCGCGGCTCGTGGAACATGCGGGGGAGGACAGGGACATGGCGTCCTCTCTGACCAACGAGGCGTACTTCATAGGAGGGGCCATGGGTACCGCCCTGGCGGCCATGGTGTTCACGACGTTCTCCCATTCCGACGGGATCGATATCGCCGCCGTGTCCAGCACGGCGTTCTTGGACGGGTTCGTACCGACCGCCGTGATGTGTGCCTTGCTGGCCGTGGTCCTGGCGATAATATCGTACGTCGTAAGGGACGGGGAAGAAAAGTAA
- a CDS encoding tripartite tricarboxylate transporter permease — MGPDIVLLVLSAGVIGAAIGTFTGMVPGIHVNTLAAMMLAAYPAIEDAMSGMTEPEYVPVLVSCCIMSASAVHSFVDFVPSAFIGAPDADEALSVLPAHRLLLQGEGMVAVRAAAVGSAVGASSALALAIPVQWALLHGASSVLDGLTLGILVVTVAVIVLGSDDRVASLILALVSGALGFAVMNCDIPCKGIVDGGTLLFPLLSGLFGIPPLLERTATPRIPEQVDRCEDPVGPWPGLKGVVTGCIAGWFPGITATAGASLASAVSKERDPAGFISLTASIGTVTSVFSVVTLSVSGSGRSGTSLVVKEIIGDGLAGFCSDAFILILFSIAAASALGYAITIAAGRLMSRIVDTVPAEPLADGALVLMSALVLLLTGPWGLAILAVSAFVGMLPQRFGVARVCLASCLLIPAIMTQTGIV, encoded by the coding sequence GTGGGTCCGGATATCGTGTTATTGGTCCTGTCGGCAGGAGTCATCGGAGCGGCCATCGGCACATTCACAGGGATGGTTCCCGGGATCCACGTAAACACCTTGGCCGCCATGATGCTAGCGGCGTATCCTGCGATAGAGGATGCGATGTCCGGGATGACCGAACCGGAATACGTCCCCGTATTGGTATCGTGTTGCATCATGTCCGCATCCGCGGTGCATTCCTTCGTGGACTTCGTACCGTCCGCATTCATAGGGGCTCCGGATGCGGACGAGGCCCTGTCCGTCCTGCCTGCCCACCGCCTCCTCCTGCAGGGGGAGGGCATGGTCGCCGTCAGGGCCGCCGCCGTAGGGAGCGCAGTGGGGGCCTCATCCGCTCTGGCACTTGCCATACCGGTCCAATGGGCCCTTCTGCATGGGGCCTCCTCGGTCCTGGACGGGCTGACCCTGGGCATCCTGGTCGTGACCGTGGCCGTGATCGTACTTGGTTCGGACGATCGCGTCGCATCCCTGATACTGGCACTTGTTTCCGGGGCCCTCGGCTTCGCCGTCATGAACTGCGACATACCTTGTAAGGGGATAGTGGACGGGGGGACCCTGCTGTTCCCCCTCCTGTCGGGACTGTTCGGCATACCTCCTCTCCTGGAAAGGACCGCCACCCCCCGGATCCCCGAACAGGTGGACCGGTGCGAAGACCCTGTGGGTCCATGGCCGGGACTGAAGGGCGTGGTCACCGGATGCATAGCAGGATGGTTCCCGGGGATAACGGCCACCGCAGGGGCGTCCCTCGCATCGGCGGTATCCAAGGAACGCGACCCGGCCGGATTCATATCGTTGACGGCCAGCATAGGGACGGTTACGTCCGTGTTCTCCGTGGTGACGCTGTCGGTATCCGGAAGCGGCAGATCTGGCACATCCTTGGTGGTAAAGGAGATCATCGGGGACGGCCTCGCCGGCTTCTGTTCCGATGCATTCATCCTCATACTTTTCAGCATCGCGGCGGCCTCGGCCCTGGGGTATGCCATAACGATAGCGGCCGGCAGGCTGATGTCCCGGATCGTCGACACCGTGCCGGCGGAACCGCTGGCCGACGGGGCTCTGGTCCTGATGTCCGCACTGGTCCTCCTGCTAACCGGGCCGTGGGGACTCGCGATACTGGCGGTCTCCGCCTTCGTGGGGATGCTTCCGCAGAGGTTCGGGGTGGCCAGGGTCTGCCTTGCATCGTGCCTTCTGATACCTGCGATAATGACCCAGACGGGGATCGTCTGA
- the hpt gene encoding hypoxanthine/guanine phosphoribosyltransferase, with product MYDRLVESFEKCPVVDRNGYPYFVHPLTDGVPRMDPAVLRDVLEWTRSVGDLDCDILALPEAMGIPIGVPLSLELGIPYTVIRKKCYGLPGEISVEQHTGYSSSVMHINDIREGDRVVLIDDVVSTGGTLVAMIKALREQAKATVVDVIVPVDKAGGKNIVKKETGMDVKTMVEVSVGPDRKVHCRLC from the coding sequence ATGTATGACAGGCTCGTCGAGAGTTTCGAGAAATGCCCCGTCGTGGACAGGAATGGATATCCGTATTTCGTCCACCCGCTCACCGACGGTGTCCCCAGAATGGACCCGGCCGTCCTCCGGGATGTCCTGGAATGGACAAGATCCGTGGGAGATCTCGACTGCGACATCCTGGCCCTTCCCGAGGCCATGGGCATCCCTATCGGCGTACCTCTTTCCCTGGAGCTAGGGATCCCATACACCGTCATAAGGAAGAAGTGTTACGGACTCCCCGGCGAGATATCGGTCGAACAACATACGGGATATTCCAGCTCCGTCATGCATATAAACGACATCCGCGAGGGGGACCGCGTGGTTCTCATCGACGACGTCGTCAGCACCGGAGGCACCCTTGTCGCCATGATCAAAGCCCTTAGGGAACAGGCGAAGGCCACGGTCGTGGACGTGATCGTCCCCGTGGACAAGGCCGGAGGGAAGAACATAGTGAAGAAAGAGACAGGCATGGATGTCAAGACCATGGTGGAGGTCTCCGTCGGTCCCGACCGCAAGGTACACTGCAGACTGTGCTGA
- a CDS encoding tyrosine--tRNA ligase yields MDVEERMALVTRNAMELVNEDELRELLKTKEQPLAYIGFEPSGLVHMGWALVTAKIRDLCDAGFKVIILWADWHAYINDKLGGNLENIQACARYMEDCFVALGVPKDKVEFRFASEVLDDIDYWEKLIKVGKVTSLSRVKRAMTIMGRKEDEAELDSSKVVYPLMQATDMFHMGIDLAYAGIDQRRAHMLARDAADKLGWKKPLALHTPLLPGLKGGSRMNPEGVKELQTKKVCTTEGEGIEAQTQCMIEMKMSKSDPTSSINIHDDPASVKQKIKKAYCPPEKEKEGENPMLMMARYVIFPRFNNIHIERPEKYGGNVDYATYEELTADYFGGRLSPVDLKEGIVDGINKVLAPVADYFSKFPENYEKMSAIMASVKKLR; encoded by the coding sequence ATGGACGTAGAAGAGAGGATGGCCCTAGTGACCAGGAATGCGATGGAGCTTGTGAACGAGGACGAGCTCAGGGAGCTCTTGAAGACCAAGGAGCAGCCGCTCGCATATATCGGGTTCGAACCCTCCGGTCTCGTCCACATGGGTTGGGCCTTGGTGACCGCCAAGATCAGGGACCTCTGCGATGCCGGGTTCAAGGTCATCATCCTCTGGGCGGACTGGCATGCCTACATCAATGACAAACTCGGTGGGAACCTCGAGAACATTCAGGCATGTGCCAGATACATGGAGGACTGTTTCGTGGCCCTCGGCGTCCCCAAGGACAAGGTCGAATTCAGGTTCGCCAGCGAGGTCCTCGACGACATCGATTACTGGGAGAAGCTCATCAAGGTCGGAAAGGTCACTTCCCTGTCCAGGGTGAAGAGGGCCATGACCATCATGGGAAGGAAGGAGGACGAGGCGGAGCTGGATTCCTCCAAGGTGGTATACCCCCTCATGCAGGCCACGGACATGTTCCACATGGGCATAGACCTCGCCTACGCAGGTATCGACCAGAGGAGGGCCCACATGCTCGCACGCGATGCCGCGGACAAACTCGGGTGGAAGAAGCCTCTCGCACTCCACACGCCGTTGCTTCCCGGACTCAAGGGAGGCTCCAGGATGAATCCGGAAGGGGTCAAGGAGCTGCAGACCAAGAAGGTCTGCACGACCGAAGGGGAAGGCATCGAGGCACAGACCCAGTGTATGATCGAGATGAAGATGTCCAAGTCCGATCCCACCAGCAGCATAAACATCCACGACGACCCTGCTTCCGTGAAGCAGAAGATCAAGAAGGCCTACTGTCCTCCCGAGAAGGAGAAGGAGGGGGAGAACCCCATGCTGATGATGGCGCGTTACGTCATCTTCCCGCGCTTCAACAACATCCACATAGAGCGTCCGGAGAAATACGGCGGCAACGTGGATTACGCCACCTACGAGGAGCTCACGGCAGACTACTTCGGGGGCAGGCTCAGTCCCGTCGACCTCAAGGAAGGTATCGTGGACGGCATAAACAAGGTATTGGCGCCTGTGGCGGATTACTTCTCCAAGTTCCCCGAGAACTATGAGAAGATGAGTGCCATCATGGCAAGTGTCAAGAAACTCCGCTGA
- a CDS encoding DHH family phosphoesterase, producing MKTTEAADILRGKKKVILVHGNADMDALGSAYALANAFPPADIFAPAGVDRVARMVADKLGMKVLEDCDLSDYELVTIVDTSSPDQLQRDLALPSDCLVIDHHAPTGKWDGMRFFCDDTRVACCEIIKDIIEGAGIGIDRKSGLALIGGMLTDSGHFQFSDPRMLHEFADLLEKCQIPMDEALQLTRAPVNMSERVAAMKAIGRSKFDRVGDMIVAVSFGSSFEAASCRALMASGADVVFVGSQRDDEFRISGRASQEMVRRGIRLDTILGDLSHETETDGGGHGGAAGMTGIGDAEAMLHMCMMKTMDEFRKIKTQMEAESQSGDPSEEDRD from the coding sequence ATGAAAACAACTGAAGCGGCCGACATACTGAGAGGAAAGAAGAAGGTGATACTGGTCCACGGAAATGCGGACATGGACGCCCTGGGATCCGCATACGCTCTCGCGAATGCGTTCCCTCCGGCAGACATATTCGCACCTGCGGGAGTGGACCGCGTCGCAAGAATGGTGGCCGATAAACTGGGTATGAAGGTCTTGGAGGATTGCGATCTTTCCGATTATGAACTCGTGACCATAGTCGACACCTCGTCGCCCGATCAGCTGCAGAGGGATCTGGCACTTCCTTCCGACTGCCTCGTCATCGACCATCATGCACCCACCGGCAAATGGGACGGGATGCGTTTCTTCTGCGACGACACCCGTGTAGCATGCTGCGAGATCATCAAGGACATAATAGAGGGCGCCGGGATTGGCATCGACAGGAAATCCGGACTGGCACTGATTGGAGGGATGCTTACTGACAGCGGCCATTTCCAATTCTCCGACCCACGGATGCTGCACGAGTTCGCAGACCTTCTGGAAAAATGTCAGATACCTATGGATGAGGCCCTCCAACTCACCCGTGCCCCCGTCAACATGAGCGAGCGTGTGGCCGCCATGAAGGCCATAGGAAGGTCGAAGTTCGACAGGGTGGGGGACATGATCGTCGCCGTATCCTTCGGAAGCAGCTTCGAAGCCGCCTCGTGCAGAGCGCTGATGGCATCCGGAGCGGACGTCGTGTTCGTAGGGTCCCAGAGGGACGATGAGTTCCGCATCAGCGGCCGTGCGTCCCAGGAGATGGTCCGCAGAGGGATAAGGCTCGACACCATACTCGGGGACCTCAGCCATGAGACCGAGACGGACGGGGGAGGCCATGGAGGTGCAGCCGGAATGACCGGGATCGGAGATGCCGAGGCGATGCTCCACATGTGCATGATGAAGACCATGGACGAGTTCAGAAAGATAAAGACCCAGATGGAAGCGGAAAGCCAGTCCGGGGATCCTTCCGAAGAGGACCGGGACTAA
- a CDS encoding ABC transporter permease, with amino-acid sequence MNHLVNITKKELRELLTPGAILSVVVIMVLFMCIGTAIGGEAEKSASAAKIGVVYNAGDGANVAETYGDLDDPSEIKLLVLDSYASLYGMDRDAASASIQYLEVGYSDEDGIISAIERYGLSYVITIPDSIVTNIGKIKTMAPDAEFTPIGTYFVYENEGLFGSASSSVGTSLVSEMNGRLSNILIGGEITTDTVYFIQPLIWGSENNHTYVNGTIYSDVTPYALSSSMTSQSMMIPLVVMIVILMVGSVVISSMGSEKENKTLETLLTMPIKRTTIISGKLLAAAIVGLVYGVAYMIGMMFYTTGLTVGSTSVNLSEYGLALDAVDWILLMLILFLAIFSALGICMILGAFTKNYKMAQQMTMPISFLAIIPMFVFMFMSWDSMPLIGQALLFLIPFSHPMMAMTNLMFGDMTLIFGGIAYLLIFDAVMILITVKIYNSDILITGLDQTKFMKTLNKMFKIKKEDHENN; translated from the coding sequence ATGAACCATCTGGTAAATATCACCAAAAAAGAACTGAGGGAACTCCTCACGCCCGGGGCCATCCTCTCCGTCGTGGTCATCATGGTACTATTCATGTGCATCGGGACGGCCATCGGAGGCGAGGCGGAGAAGTCCGCTTCCGCCGCGAAGATAGGGGTCGTATACAATGCAGGGGACGGAGCGAATGTCGCAGAGACCTACGGGGATCTCGACGACCCGTCCGAGATAAAGCTGCTGGTCCTCGACTCATATGCATCCCTGTATGGAATGGACAGGGATGCGGCCTCCGCATCCATACAGTATCTGGAAGTGGGTTACAGCGACGAAGACGGCATCATCTCGGCAATAGAAAGGTACGGATTGTCTTATGTCATAACCATACCCGATTCCATAGTGACCAACATCGGTAAGATCAAGACCATGGCCCCCGATGCGGAATTCACCCCCATCGGCACATATTTCGTGTATGAGAACGAAGGGCTCTTCGGATCCGCATCCAGTTCCGTGGGGACGTCCCTCGTAAGCGAGATGAACGGAAGGCTCTCCAACATACTGATCGGCGGGGAGATAACGACCGACACGGTCTACTTCATCCAGCCTCTCATATGGGGCAGCGAAAACAACCACACCTACGTCAATGGAACGATCTACTCGGATGTCACACCCTATGCGTTATCCAGCTCCATGACCAGCCAGAGTATGATGATACCCCTGGTCGTGATGATAGTGATCCTCATGGTCGGAAGCGTGGTCATATCGTCCATGGGAAGCGAGAAGGAGAACAAGACCCTCGAGACCCTCCTCACCATGCCCATCAAGAGGACCACCATCATAAGCGGTAAACTCCTGGCGGCGGCCATAGTCGGTCTGGTGTACGGAGTGGCCTACATGATCGGAATGATGTTCTATACCACCGGACTCACCGTGGGATCCACCAGCGTCAACCTGTCGGAGTATGGGTTGGCCCTCGATGCGGTAGACTGGATCCTGCTGATGCTCATCCTGTTCCTGGCCATATTCAGCGCACTCGGCATCTGCATGATCCTCGGAGCATTCACCAAGAACTACAAGATGGCCCAGCAGATGACGATGCCCATAAGCTTCCTGGCCATCATCCCCATGTTCGTGTTCATGTTCATGAGCTGGGACTCCATGCCGCTGATCGGTCAGGCCCTGCTGTTCCTGATACCGTTCTCCCACCCGATGATGGCGATGACCAACCTCATGTTCGGCGATATGACCCTCATATTCGGAGGGATCGCATATCTGTTGATCTTCGACGCCGTGATGATCCTTATAACCGTCAAGATCTACAACTCCGACATACTGATCACGGGACTGGACCAGACGAAGTTCATGAAGACTCTGAACAAGATGTTCAAGATAAAGAAGGAAGATCATGAAAACAACTGA